Proteins encoded in a region of the Elaeis guineensis isolate ETL-2024a chromosome 7, EG11, whole genome shotgun sequence genome:
- the LOC105047923 gene encoding uncharacterized protein isoform X1 produces the protein MDNPWRFRPIQGHLCPVCSTFHFPFCPPPPAFDHNRYAGEHLRRFPPEIHPPLLHDPPFPRPVYDTPFRNPRAAPPMPLPEPAPRGPEPWVRNLALEREHTLRPAFHPSRLFVEEEFLERENTRKRMRVEDLATGNLPPPPHHYNRYDYAPGRISADDERRLNLIRDHGWQHSTEGPQQLKGEYRTDRFGPDGMQKQYQSVGADHGFHALGTGSVGSNGPLLPQEHVFSQQNHRLPNANEDYQNFLGAVNPRSSDRFVPPERVDFERGGAYNPQSGEYVGARNIHPDASFQPPRSHRHGDFGVDSDNHVAHVADERRAFYESRQPPDYASEGPPGKYYGNDHQQFHPIEKSFHGFPKHPQYSETARGRYADVMQTPSELKPPVPEDVYKPFGHETFTSVEQAGPLGGNQGSYPPLPGKSNRGSMTAEMLGPVHNSQMFPSLPPPPPPEVHTQATSSSSTMPSTLFPVPSSTPATTSFPPNTQAFSEHHPLPQSSCYNEAPVHISTEFATEGLPFIHQAPPKQYLEGGQAFSLNNSLKDKPTVIDARQLFKQPHCASRPDHIVVILRGLPGSGKSYLAKALRDLEVENGGNAPRIHAMDDYFMIEVEKKIEDHEVSKSSSSHRGKKQITKKVIEYCYEPEMEETYRSSMLKAFKKTLDEGIFTFVIVDDRNLRVADFAQFWAVAKRSGYEVYLLEAPYKDPMGCAARNVHGFHVDDIQKMAAQWEEAPSLYLQLDIQSLFHGDDLNEHSIQEVDMDMDDSDCADEAPKLLDKEDLKLTDPKSLGNAPDDGLSKVGERWDSEEEEEPLGVKELERSKWSRDLDEDIENSEGAGKNSNALSGLIQAYSKSEKSVHWGDQADRTGFSIAAAKKRASSSLIIGPGSGYNLESNPLVDKEDAVENTGRGNINESRKRFHEQLRAERESFKAVFDRRRQRIGGLYDVEDE, from the exons ATGGATAATCCATGGCGATTTCGGCCGATCCAAGGCCACCTCTGCCCCGTCTGCTCAACCTTTCACTTCCCCTTCTGCCCGCCGCCTCCCGCGTTCGATCACAACCGGTATGCTGGTGAGCACCTCCGCCGCTTCCCTCCCGAGATCCATCCGCCCTTACTCCACGACCCCCCGTTCCCTCGGCCTGTCTATGACACGCCGTTCCGGAACCCGCGGGCGGCTCCACCGATGCCGTTACCGGAGCCGGCTCCAAGAGGCCCAGAGCCTTGGGTCCGGAATCTCGCCTTGGAGAGGGAGCACACCCTTCGTCCTGCTTTCCATCCATCGCGGCTCTTCGTTGAAGAAGAGTTCTTGGAAAGAGAGAACACCCGGAAGAGGATGCGAGTAGAAGATCTTGCGACGGGTAatcttcctcctcctccgcaTCACTACAATCGGTACGATTATGCCCCTGGCAGGATCTCAGCGGATGATGAGCGgagattgaatctaattcgagATCACGGATGGCAACATTCTACGGAAGGGCCGCAGCAATTGAAGGGCGAATACAGAACGGATAGGTTTGGTCCCGATGGCATGCAGAAACAGTACCAGAGTGTTGGAGCCGATCACGGTTTTCATGCCCTAGGGACTGGCTCCGTGGGTAGTAATGGTCCGCTGTTGCCCCAAGAACATGTTTTTAGTCAGCAAAATCACCGTCTACCAAATGCAAACGAGGACTATCAGAATTTCTTGGGAGCTGTGAATCCTCGGAGCAGCGACCGGTTTGTACCTCCTGAAAGGGTGGATTTTGAACGAGGTGGGGCTTATAACCCTCAATCTGGAGAATACGTGGGTGCAAGAAACATTCACCCCGATGCTTCTTTTCAGCCACCCCGAAGTCACCGACACGGTGATTTTGGAGTGGATTCGGACAATCATGTAGCTCATGTTGCAGACGAACGACGAGCCTTTTATGAATCTCGGCAGCCACCTGATTATGCATCAGAAGGTCCGCCTGGGAAATATTATGGTAATGATCACCAACAGTTCCATCCAATCGAGAAATCCTTTCATGGATTTCCAAAGCATCCTCAGTATTCTGAAACAGCCCGCGGCCGGTATGCTGATGTGATGCAAACCCCTTCTGAACTTAAGCCTCCAGTTCCTGAGGATGTTTACAAGCCATTTGGACATGAAACTTTTACCTCAGTGGAACAAGCTGGTCCGCTTGGTGGCAACCAAGGAAGCTATCCGCCCTTGCCAGGTAAAAGTAACAGGGGTAGCATGACTGCAGAAATGCTTGGTCCAGTGCATAATTCTCAAATGTTTCCTTCTctgccaccaccacctcctccggAAGTACATACTCAAGCAACCTCTTCATCATCCACGATGCCTTCGACACTTTTTCCTGTCCCAAGTAGCACTCCAGCTACCACGTCATTTCCACCCAATACTCAAGCATTTTCTGAACATCATCCTTTGCCACAATCCAGTTGCTACAACGAGGCACCCGTTCATATTTCTACTGAGTTTGCTACCGAG GGATTACCATTCATTCATCAAGCACCACCAAAGCAATATCTGGAAGGAGGGCAAGCATTTTCGCTGAACAATTCTCTTAAGGATAAACCAACAGTTATTGATGCCCGTCAGTTGTTTAAGCAGCCACATTGTGCCTCTCGTCCTGATCATATTGTTGTCATCCTTCGAGGGCTTCCAG GTAGTGGAAAAAGCTACTTGGCAAAGGCATTACGCGATCTTGAAGTTGAAAATGGAGGGAATGCACCGAGAATTCATGCAATGGATGATTATTTCATGATTGAAGTTGAAAAG AAGATTGAAGACCATGAAGTGTCTAAATCCTCTAGTTCACATAGAGGCAAGAAACAGATCACTAAGAAAGTGATCGAGTATTGTTATGAGCCCGAAATGGAGGAG ACATATCGGTCGAGCATGTTGAAGGCTTTTAAGAAGACCCTTGATGAAGGGATTTTCACCTTTGTAATTG TGGATGACCGCAATCTGCGGGTAGCTGATTTTGCTCAGTTTTGGGCAGTTGCAAAG AGGTCGGGTTATGAAGTTTATCTGCTGGAAGCTCCATACAAGGATCCAATG GGTTGTGCTGCTAGGAATGTGCATGGCTTCCATGTAGATGATATACAAAAGATGGCAGCGCAATGGGAAGAAGCTCCATCATTGTACCTGCAATTGGACATTCAG TCATTATTCCATGGGGATGATCTGAACGAGCACTCTATACAAGAG GTGGACATGGATATGGATGATTCAGACTGCGCTGATGAAGCACCAAAATTGCTGGATAAGGAAGATCTTAAGCTGACAGATCCAAAATCATTGGGTAATGCACCTGATGATG GTTTATCAAAGGTTGGAGAGAGATGGgactctgaagaagaagaagagccgtTAGGAGTCAAAGAGCTAGAAAGGAGTAAATGGTCAAGAGATTTGGATGAGGACATTGAAAACTCAGAGGGCGCAGGAAAAAATTCGAATGCTCTTTCTGGACTGATTCAAGCATACAGCAAGAGTGAAAAATCCGTTCATTGGGGAGATCAG GCCGATAGGACTGGATTTTCTATTGCTGCTGCCAAGAAACGAGCCTCCTCATCATTAATAATTGGTCCAGGCTCTGGTTACAATTTG GAGTCCAACCCATTAGTTGATAAAGAGGATGCTGTAGAGAATACTGGGAGGGGCAACATCAACGAGTCCAGGAAGAGATTTCATGAGCAACTTCGTGCTGAAAGGGAGTCCTTCAAGGCAGTTTTTGACAGAAGGCGTCAGCGCATCGGGGGCCTCTATGATGTTGAGGATGAATAG
- the LOC105047923 gene encoding uncharacterized protein isoform X4 — MDNPWRFRPIQGHLCPVCSTFHFPFCPPPPAFDHNRYAGEHLRRFPPEIHPPLLHDPPFPRPVYDTPFRNPRAAPPMPLPEPAPRGPEPWVRNLALEREHTLRPAFHPSRLFVEEEFLERENTRKRMRVEDLATGNLPPPPHHYNRYDYAPGRISADDERRLNLIRDHGWQHSTEGPQQLKGEYRTDRFGPDGMQKQYQSVGADHGFHALGTGSVGSNGPLLPQEHVFSQQNHRLPNANEDYQNFLGAVNPRSSDRFVPPERVDFERGGAYNPQSGEYVGARNIHPDASFQPPRSHRHGDFGVDSDNHVAHVADERRAFYESRQPPDYASEGPPGKYYGNDHQQFHPIEKSFHGFPKHPQYSETARGRYADVMQTPSELKPPVPEDVYKPFGHETFTSVEQAGPLGGNQGSYPPLPGKSNRGSMTAEMLGPVHNSQMFPSLPPPPPPEVHTQATSSSSTMPSTLFPVPSSTPATTSFPPNTQAFSEHHPLPQSSCYNEAPVHISTEFATEGLPFIHQAPPKQYLEGGQAFSLNNSLKDKPTVIDARQLFKQPHCASRPDHIVVILRGLPGSGKSYLAKALRDLEVENGGNAPRIHAMDDYFMIEVEKKIEDHEVSKSSSSHRGKKQITKKVIEYCYEPEMEETYRSSMLKAFKKTLDEGIFTFVIVDDRNLRVADFAQFWAVAKRSGYEVYLLEAPYKDPMGCAARNVHGFHVDDIQKMAAQWEEAPSLYLQLDIQSLFHGDDLNEHSIQEVDMDMDDSDCADEAPKLLDKEDLKLTDPKSLGNAPDDGLSKVGERWDSEEEEEPLGVKELERSKWSRDLDEDIENSEGAGKNSNALSGLIQAYSKSEKSVHWGDQPSGL, encoded by the exons ATGGATAATCCATGGCGATTTCGGCCGATCCAAGGCCACCTCTGCCCCGTCTGCTCAACCTTTCACTTCCCCTTCTGCCCGCCGCCTCCCGCGTTCGATCACAACCGGTATGCTGGTGAGCACCTCCGCCGCTTCCCTCCCGAGATCCATCCGCCCTTACTCCACGACCCCCCGTTCCCTCGGCCTGTCTATGACACGCCGTTCCGGAACCCGCGGGCGGCTCCACCGATGCCGTTACCGGAGCCGGCTCCAAGAGGCCCAGAGCCTTGGGTCCGGAATCTCGCCTTGGAGAGGGAGCACACCCTTCGTCCTGCTTTCCATCCATCGCGGCTCTTCGTTGAAGAAGAGTTCTTGGAAAGAGAGAACACCCGGAAGAGGATGCGAGTAGAAGATCTTGCGACGGGTAatcttcctcctcctccgcaTCACTACAATCGGTACGATTATGCCCCTGGCAGGATCTCAGCGGATGATGAGCGgagattgaatctaattcgagATCACGGATGGCAACATTCTACGGAAGGGCCGCAGCAATTGAAGGGCGAATACAGAACGGATAGGTTTGGTCCCGATGGCATGCAGAAACAGTACCAGAGTGTTGGAGCCGATCACGGTTTTCATGCCCTAGGGACTGGCTCCGTGGGTAGTAATGGTCCGCTGTTGCCCCAAGAACATGTTTTTAGTCAGCAAAATCACCGTCTACCAAATGCAAACGAGGACTATCAGAATTTCTTGGGAGCTGTGAATCCTCGGAGCAGCGACCGGTTTGTACCTCCTGAAAGGGTGGATTTTGAACGAGGTGGGGCTTATAACCCTCAATCTGGAGAATACGTGGGTGCAAGAAACATTCACCCCGATGCTTCTTTTCAGCCACCCCGAAGTCACCGACACGGTGATTTTGGAGTGGATTCGGACAATCATGTAGCTCATGTTGCAGACGAACGACGAGCCTTTTATGAATCTCGGCAGCCACCTGATTATGCATCAGAAGGTCCGCCTGGGAAATATTATGGTAATGATCACCAACAGTTCCATCCAATCGAGAAATCCTTTCATGGATTTCCAAAGCATCCTCAGTATTCTGAAACAGCCCGCGGCCGGTATGCTGATGTGATGCAAACCCCTTCTGAACTTAAGCCTCCAGTTCCTGAGGATGTTTACAAGCCATTTGGACATGAAACTTTTACCTCAGTGGAACAAGCTGGTCCGCTTGGTGGCAACCAAGGAAGCTATCCGCCCTTGCCAGGTAAAAGTAACAGGGGTAGCATGACTGCAGAAATGCTTGGTCCAGTGCATAATTCTCAAATGTTTCCTTCTctgccaccaccacctcctccggAAGTACATACTCAAGCAACCTCTTCATCATCCACGATGCCTTCGACACTTTTTCCTGTCCCAAGTAGCACTCCAGCTACCACGTCATTTCCACCCAATACTCAAGCATTTTCTGAACATCATCCTTTGCCACAATCCAGTTGCTACAACGAGGCACCCGTTCATATTTCTACTGAGTTTGCTACCGAG GGATTACCATTCATTCATCAAGCACCACCAAAGCAATATCTGGAAGGAGGGCAAGCATTTTCGCTGAACAATTCTCTTAAGGATAAACCAACAGTTATTGATGCCCGTCAGTTGTTTAAGCAGCCACATTGTGCCTCTCGTCCTGATCATATTGTTGTCATCCTTCGAGGGCTTCCAG GTAGTGGAAAAAGCTACTTGGCAAAGGCATTACGCGATCTTGAAGTTGAAAATGGAGGGAATGCACCGAGAATTCATGCAATGGATGATTATTTCATGATTGAAGTTGAAAAG AAGATTGAAGACCATGAAGTGTCTAAATCCTCTAGTTCACATAGAGGCAAGAAACAGATCACTAAGAAAGTGATCGAGTATTGTTATGAGCCCGAAATGGAGGAG ACATATCGGTCGAGCATGTTGAAGGCTTTTAAGAAGACCCTTGATGAAGGGATTTTCACCTTTGTAATTG TGGATGACCGCAATCTGCGGGTAGCTGATTTTGCTCAGTTTTGGGCAGTTGCAAAG AGGTCGGGTTATGAAGTTTATCTGCTGGAAGCTCCATACAAGGATCCAATG GGTTGTGCTGCTAGGAATGTGCATGGCTTCCATGTAGATGATATACAAAAGATGGCAGCGCAATGGGAAGAAGCTCCATCATTGTACCTGCAATTGGACATTCAG TCATTATTCCATGGGGATGATCTGAACGAGCACTCTATACAAGAG GTGGACATGGATATGGATGATTCAGACTGCGCTGATGAAGCACCAAAATTGCTGGATAAGGAAGATCTTAAGCTGACAGATCCAAAATCATTGGGTAATGCACCTGATGATG GTTTATCAAAGGTTGGAGAGAGATGGgactctgaagaagaagaagagccgtTAGGAGTCAAAGAGCTAGAAAGGAGTAAATGGTCAAGAGATTTGGATGAGGACATTGAAAACTCAGAGGGCGCAGGAAAAAATTCGAATGCTCTTTCTGGACTGATTCAAGCATACAGCAAGAGTGAAAAATCCGTTCATTGGGGAGATCAG CCTTCTGGTCTATAG
- the LOC105047923 gene encoding uncharacterized protein isoform X3, with product MDNPWRFRPIQGHLCPVCSTFHFPFCPPPPAFDHNRYAGEHLRRFPPEIHPPLLHDPPFPRPVYDTPFRNPRAAPPMPLPEPAPRGPEPWVRNLALEREHTLRPAFHPSRLFVEEEFLERENTRKRMRVEDLATGNLPPPPHHYNRYDYAPGRISADDERRLNLIRDHGWQHSTEGPQQLKGEYRTDRFGPDGMQKQYQSVGADHGFHALGTGSVGSNGPLLPQEHVFSQQNHRLPNANEDYQNFLGAVNPRSSDRFVPPERVDFERGGAYNPQSGEYVGARNIHPDASFQPPRSHRHGDFGVDSDNHVAHVADERRAFYESRQPPDYASEGPPGKYYGNDHQQFHPIEKSFHGFPKHPQYSETARGRYADVMQTPSELKPPVPEDVYKPFGHETFTSVEQAGPLGGNQGSYPPLPGKSNRGSMTAEMLGPVHNSQMFPSLPPPPPPEVHTQATSSSSTMPSTLFPVPSSTPATTSFPPNTQAFSEHHPLPQSSCYNEAPVHISTEFATEGLPFIHQAPPKQYLEGGQAFSLNNSLKDKPTVIDARQLFKQPHCASRPDHIVVILRGLPGSGKSYLAKALRDLEVENGGNAPRIHAMDDYFMIEVEKKIEDHEVSKSSSSHRGKKQITKKVIEYCYEPEMEETYRSSMLKAFKKTLDEGIFTFVIVDDRNLRVADFAQFWAVAKRSGYEVYLLEAPYKDPMGCAARNVHGFHVDDIQKMAAQWEEAPSLYLQLDIQSLFHGDDLNEHSIQEVDMDMDDSDCADEAPKLLDKEDLKLTDPKSLGNAPDDGLSKVGERWDSEEEEEPLGVKELERSKWSRDLDEDIENSEGAGKNSNALSGLIQAYSKSEKSVHWGDQADRTGFSIAAAKKRASSSLIIGVQPIS from the exons ATGGATAATCCATGGCGATTTCGGCCGATCCAAGGCCACCTCTGCCCCGTCTGCTCAACCTTTCACTTCCCCTTCTGCCCGCCGCCTCCCGCGTTCGATCACAACCGGTATGCTGGTGAGCACCTCCGCCGCTTCCCTCCCGAGATCCATCCGCCCTTACTCCACGACCCCCCGTTCCCTCGGCCTGTCTATGACACGCCGTTCCGGAACCCGCGGGCGGCTCCACCGATGCCGTTACCGGAGCCGGCTCCAAGAGGCCCAGAGCCTTGGGTCCGGAATCTCGCCTTGGAGAGGGAGCACACCCTTCGTCCTGCTTTCCATCCATCGCGGCTCTTCGTTGAAGAAGAGTTCTTGGAAAGAGAGAACACCCGGAAGAGGATGCGAGTAGAAGATCTTGCGACGGGTAatcttcctcctcctccgcaTCACTACAATCGGTACGATTATGCCCCTGGCAGGATCTCAGCGGATGATGAGCGgagattgaatctaattcgagATCACGGATGGCAACATTCTACGGAAGGGCCGCAGCAATTGAAGGGCGAATACAGAACGGATAGGTTTGGTCCCGATGGCATGCAGAAACAGTACCAGAGTGTTGGAGCCGATCACGGTTTTCATGCCCTAGGGACTGGCTCCGTGGGTAGTAATGGTCCGCTGTTGCCCCAAGAACATGTTTTTAGTCAGCAAAATCACCGTCTACCAAATGCAAACGAGGACTATCAGAATTTCTTGGGAGCTGTGAATCCTCGGAGCAGCGACCGGTTTGTACCTCCTGAAAGGGTGGATTTTGAACGAGGTGGGGCTTATAACCCTCAATCTGGAGAATACGTGGGTGCAAGAAACATTCACCCCGATGCTTCTTTTCAGCCACCCCGAAGTCACCGACACGGTGATTTTGGAGTGGATTCGGACAATCATGTAGCTCATGTTGCAGACGAACGACGAGCCTTTTATGAATCTCGGCAGCCACCTGATTATGCATCAGAAGGTCCGCCTGGGAAATATTATGGTAATGATCACCAACAGTTCCATCCAATCGAGAAATCCTTTCATGGATTTCCAAAGCATCCTCAGTATTCTGAAACAGCCCGCGGCCGGTATGCTGATGTGATGCAAACCCCTTCTGAACTTAAGCCTCCAGTTCCTGAGGATGTTTACAAGCCATTTGGACATGAAACTTTTACCTCAGTGGAACAAGCTGGTCCGCTTGGTGGCAACCAAGGAAGCTATCCGCCCTTGCCAGGTAAAAGTAACAGGGGTAGCATGACTGCAGAAATGCTTGGTCCAGTGCATAATTCTCAAATGTTTCCTTCTctgccaccaccacctcctccggAAGTACATACTCAAGCAACCTCTTCATCATCCACGATGCCTTCGACACTTTTTCCTGTCCCAAGTAGCACTCCAGCTACCACGTCATTTCCACCCAATACTCAAGCATTTTCTGAACATCATCCTTTGCCACAATCCAGTTGCTACAACGAGGCACCCGTTCATATTTCTACTGAGTTTGCTACCGAG GGATTACCATTCATTCATCAAGCACCACCAAAGCAATATCTGGAAGGAGGGCAAGCATTTTCGCTGAACAATTCTCTTAAGGATAAACCAACAGTTATTGATGCCCGTCAGTTGTTTAAGCAGCCACATTGTGCCTCTCGTCCTGATCATATTGTTGTCATCCTTCGAGGGCTTCCAG GTAGTGGAAAAAGCTACTTGGCAAAGGCATTACGCGATCTTGAAGTTGAAAATGGAGGGAATGCACCGAGAATTCATGCAATGGATGATTATTTCATGATTGAAGTTGAAAAG AAGATTGAAGACCATGAAGTGTCTAAATCCTCTAGTTCACATAGAGGCAAGAAACAGATCACTAAGAAAGTGATCGAGTATTGTTATGAGCCCGAAATGGAGGAG ACATATCGGTCGAGCATGTTGAAGGCTTTTAAGAAGACCCTTGATGAAGGGATTTTCACCTTTGTAATTG TGGATGACCGCAATCTGCGGGTAGCTGATTTTGCTCAGTTTTGGGCAGTTGCAAAG AGGTCGGGTTATGAAGTTTATCTGCTGGAAGCTCCATACAAGGATCCAATG GGTTGTGCTGCTAGGAATGTGCATGGCTTCCATGTAGATGATATACAAAAGATGGCAGCGCAATGGGAAGAAGCTCCATCATTGTACCTGCAATTGGACATTCAG TCATTATTCCATGGGGATGATCTGAACGAGCACTCTATACAAGAG GTGGACATGGATATGGATGATTCAGACTGCGCTGATGAAGCACCAAAATTGCTGGATAAGGAAGATCTTAAGCTGACAGATCCAAAATCATTGGGTAATGCACCTGATGATG GTTTATCAAAGGTTGGAGAGAGATGGgactctgaagaagaagaagagccgtTAGGAGTCAAAGAGCTAGAAAGGAGTAAATGGTCAAGAGATTTGGATGAGGACATTGAAAACTCAGAGGGCGCAGGAAAAAATTCGAATGCTCTTTCTGGACTGATTCAAGCATACAGCAAGAGTGAAAAATCCGTTCATTGGGGAGATCAG GCCGATAGGACTGGATTTTCTATTGCTGCTGCCAAGAAACGAGCCTCCTCATCATTAATAATTG GAGTCCAACCCATTAGTTGA
- the LOC105047923 gene encoding uncharacterized protein isoform X2, with the protein MDNPWRFRPIQGHLCPVCSTFHFPFCPPPPAFDHNRYAGEHLRRFPPEIHPPLLHDPPFPRPVYDTPFRNPRAAPPMPLPEPAPRGPEPWVRNLALEREHTLRPAFHPSRLFVEEEFLERENTRKRMRVEDLATGNLPPPPHHYNRYDYAPGRISADDERRLNLIRDHGWQHSTEGPQQLKGEYRTDRFGPDGMQKQYQSVGADHGFHALGTGSVGSNGPLLPQEHVFSQQNHRLPNANEDYQNFLGAVNPRSSDRFVPPERVDFERGGAYNPQSGEYVGARNIHPDASFQPPRSHRHGDFGVDSDNHVAHVADERRAFYESRQPPDYASEGPPGKYYGNDHQQFHPIEKSFHGFPKHPQYSETARGRYADVMQTPSELKPPVPEDVYKPFGHETFTSVEQAGPLGGNQGSYPPLPGKSNRGSMTAEMLGPVHNSQMFPSLPPPPPPEVHTQATSSSSTMPSTLFPVPSSTPATTSFPPNTQAFSEHHPLPQSSCYNEAPVHISTEFATEGLPFIHQAPPKQYLEGGQAFSLNNSLKDKPTVIDARQLFKQPHCASRPDHIVVILRGLPGSGKSYLAKALRDLEVENGGNAPRIHAMDDYFMIEVEKIEDHEVSKSSSSHRGKKQITKKVIEYCYEPEMEETYRSSMLKAFKKTLDEGIFTFVIVDDRNLRVADFAQFWAVAKRSGYEVYLLEAPYKDPMGCAARNVHGFHVDDIQKMAAQWEEAPSLYLQLDIQSLFHGDDLNEHSIQEVDMDMDDSDCADEAPKLLDKEDLKLTDPKSLGNAPDDGLSKVGERWDSEEEEEPLGVKELERSKWSRDLDEDIENSEGAGKNSNALSGLIQAYSKSEKSVHWGDQADRTGFSIAAAKKRASSSLIIGPGSGYNLESNPLVDKEDAVENTGRGNINESRKRFHEQLRAERESFKAVFDRRRQRIGGLYDVEDE; encoded by the exons ATGGATAATCCATGGCGATTTCGGCCGATCCAAGGCCACCTCTGCCCCGTCTGCTCAACCTTTCACTTCCCCTTCTGCCCGCCGCCTCCCGCGTTCGATCACAACCGGTATGCTGGTGAGCACCTCCGCCGCTTCCCTCCCGAGATCCATCCGCCCTTACTCCACGACCCCCCGTTCCCTCGGCCTGTCTATGACACGCCGTTCCGGAACCCGCGGGCGGCTCCACCGATGCCGTTACCGGAGCCGGCTCCAAGAGGCCCAGAGCCTTGGGTCCGGAATCTCGCCTTGGAGAGGGAGCACACCCTTCGTCCTGCTTTCCATCCATCGCGGCTCTTCGTTGAAGAAGAGTTCTTGGAAAGAGAGAACACCCGGAAGAGGATGCGAGTAGAAGATCTTGCGACGGGTAatcttcctcctcctccgcaTCACTACAATCGGTACGATTATGCCCCTGGCAGGATCTCAGCGGATGATGAGCGgagattgaatctaattcgagATCACGGATGGCAACATTCTACGGAAGGGCCGCAGCAATTGAAGGGCGAATACAGAACGGATAGGTTTGGTCCCGATGGCATGCAGAAACAGTACCAGAGTGTTGGAGCCGATCACGGTTTTCATGCCCTAGGGACTGGCTCCGTGGGTAGTAATGGTCCGCTGTTGCCCCAAGAACATGTTTTTAGTCAGCAAAATCACCGTCTACCAAATGCAAACGAGGACTATCAGAATTTCTTGGGAGCTGTGAATCCTCGGAGCAGCGACCGGTTTGTACCTCCTGAAAGGGTGGATTTTGAACGAGGTGGGGCTTATAACCCTCAATCTGGAGAATACGTGGGTGCAAGAAACATTCACCCCGATGCTTCTTTTCAGCCACCCCGAAGTCACCGACACGGTGATTTTGGAGTGGATTCGGACAATCATGTAGCTCATGTTGCAGACGAACGACGAGCCTTTTATGAATCTCGGCAGCCACCTGATTATGCATCAGAAGGTCCGCCTGGGAAATATTATGGTAATGATCACCAACAGTTCCATCCAATCGAGAAATCCTTTCATGGATTTCCAAAGCATCCTCAGTATTCTGAAACAGCCCGCGGCCGGTATGCTGATGTGATGCAAACCCCTTCTGAACTTAAGCCTCCAGTTCCTGAGGATGTTTACAAGCCATTTGGACATGAAACTTTTACCTCAGTGGAACAAGCTGGTCCGCTTGGTGGCAACCAAGGAAGCTATCCGCCCTTGCCAGGTAAAAGTAACAGGGGTAGCATGACTGCAGAAATGCTTGGTCCAGTGCATAATTCTCAAATGTTTCCTTCTctgccaccaccacctcctccggAAGTACATACTCAAGCAACCTCTTCATCATCCACGATGCCTTCGACACTTTTTCCTGTCCCAAGTAGCACTCCAGCTACCACGTCATTTCCACCCAATACTCAAGCATTTTCTGAACATCATCCTTTGCCACAATCCAGTTGCTACAACGAGGCACCCGTTCATATTTCTACTGAGTTTGCTACCGAG GGATTACCATTCATTCATCAAGCACCACCAAAGCAATATCTGGAAGGAGGGCAAGCATTTTCGCTGAACAATTCTCTTAAGGATAAACCAACAGTTATTGATGCCCGTCAGTTGTTTAAGCAGCCACATTGTGCCTCTCGTCCTGATCATATTGTTGTCATCCTTCGAGGGCTTCCAG GTAGTGGAAAAAGCTACTTGGCAAAGGCATTACGCGATCTTGAAGTTGAAAATGGAGGGAATGCACCGAGAATTCATGCAATGGATGATTATTTCATGATTGAAGTTGAAAAG ATTGAAGACCATGAAGTGTCTAAATCCTCTAGTTCACATAGAGGCAAGAAACAGATCACTAAGAAAGTGATCGAGTATTGTTATGAGCCCGAAATGGAGGAG ACATATCGGTCGAGCATGTTGAAGGCTTTTAAGAAGACCCTTGATGAAGGGATTTTCACCTTTGTAATTG TGGATGACCGCAATCTGCGGGTAGCTGATTTTGCTCAGTTTTGGGCAGTTGCAAAG AGGTCGGGTTATGAAGTTTATCTGCTGGAAGCTCCATACAAGGATCCAATG GGTTGTGCTGCTAGGAATGTGCATGGCTTCCATGTAGATGATATACAAAAGATGGCAGCGCAATGGGAAGAAGCTCCATCATTGTACCTGCAATTGGACATTCAG TCATTATTCCATGGGGATGATCTGAACGAGCACTCTATACAAGAG GTGGACATGGATATGGATGATTCAGACTGCGCTGATGAAGCACCAAAATTGCTGGATAAGGAAGATCTTAAGCTGACAGATCCAAAATCATTGGGTAATGCACCTGATGATG GTTTATCAAAGGTTGGAGAGAGATGGgactctgaagaagaagaagagccgtTAGGAGTCAAAGAGCTAGAAAGGAGTAAATGGTCAAGAGATTTGGATGAGGACATTGAAAACTCAGAGGGCGCAGGAAAAAATTCGAATGCTCTTTCTGGACTGATTCAAGCATACAGCAAGAGTGAAAAATCCGTTCATTGGGGAGATCAG GCCGATAGGACTGGATTTTCTATTGCTGCTGCCAAGAAACGAGCCTCCTCATCATTAATAATTGGTCCAGGCTCTGGTTACAATTTG GAGTCCAACCCATTAGTTGATAAAGAGGATGCTGTAGAGAATACTGGGAGGGGCAACATCAACGAGTCCAGGAAGAGATTTCATGAGCAACTTCGTGCTGAAAGGGAGTCCTTCAAGGCAGTTTTTGACAGAAGGCGTCAGCGCATCGGGGGCCTCTATGATGTTGAGGATGAATAG